A region from the Streptomyces lydicus genome encodes:
- a CDS encoding 50S ribosomal protein bL37 → MSSKRRRKKKARRKNGANHGKRPQS, encoded by the coding sequence ATGTCGTCGAAGCGCCGTCGTAAGAAGAAGGCCCGTCGCAAGAACGGGGCCAACCACGGCAAGCGGCCGCAGTCCTGA
- a CDS encoding serine hydrolase domain-containing protein, with protein MPVPPLNVPALRAAVGDLAHPQLTGCQLRVSGAAGRWYGTAGVADRDTGREIHERDTFRIGSITKVFVATVVLQLAAEHRLPLETPVQRCLPGLLPAHFPPVTLLQLLQHTSGLPDGQAPPYDLSTPESIARHRYDRWTPHQIVALVSHGSMKFTPGTKQEYRGIHYVLLALLIEGLTGRPYGEVIARRILRPLGLRHTSVPGNDPRLHRPHVHGYMKMTDGSLLDITAFDQSLAWGEGEMISHTGDLDRFLTALFSGELLPPRQLERMFTLPPDEVRMLDGSPAHYSAGLQTVTVNGITLWGKTGERYGYCSALFATRDQQRRVVISFNPTRRDATQVQATQRIADALTRP; from the coding sequence GTGCCCGTTCCTCCGCTGAATGTGCCGGCGCTGCGGGCCGCCGTCGGTGACCTCGCGCATCCGCAGCTGACCGGCTGCCAGCTGCGGGTGAGCGGCGCTGCCGGACGGTGGTACGGCACCGCCGGCGTCGCCGACCGGGACACCGGCCGGGAGATCCATGAGCGGGACACCTTCCGGATCGGCAGTATCACCAAGGTGTTCGTGGCGACGGTGGTGCTGCAGCTCGCGGCCGAACACCGGCTCCCGCTGGAGACACCGGTCCAGCGGTGTCTCCCGGGTCTGCTGCCGGCGCATTTCCCGCCGGTCACGCTGTTACAACTGCTGCAGCACACCAGCGGGCTGCCCGACGGGCAGGCCCCGCCCTATGACCTGTCCACCCCGGAGTCGATCGCCCGGCACCGCTACGACCGGTGGACGCCCCACCAGATCGTGGCACTGGTCTCGCACGGTTCCATGAAATTCACCCCGGGCACCAAGCAGGAGTACCGGGGCATCCATTACGTCCTTCTGGCACTGCTGATCGAGGGGCTGACGGGCCGCCCCTACGGCGAAGTGATCGCCCGTCGCATTCTGCGCCCGCTGGGCCTGCGACACACCTCCGTACCCGGCAACGACCCGCGCCTTCACAGGCCTCATGTGCACGGCTATATGAAGATGACGGATGGTTCCCTGCTGGACATCACCGCGTTCGACCAGTCGCTCGCCTGGGGTGAGGGCGAGATGATCTCCCACACCGGTGACCTGGACCGCTTCCTGACCGCCCTGTTCTCGGGCGAACTTCTGCCGCCTCGTCAGCTGGAGCGGATGTTCACCCTGCCGCCCGACGAGGTGCGCATGCTGGACGGCAGCCCCGCGCACTACTCCGCCGGCCTGCAGACCGTCACGGTCAACGGCATCACACTGTGGGGCAAGACCGGTGAACGGTACGGCTATTGCTCCGCCTTGTTCGCCACCCGCGACCAACAGCGGCGCGTGGTCATCTCCTTCAACCCGACCCGTCGCGACGCCACCCAGGTGCAGGCCACCCAGCGCATAGCCGATGCGCTGACCAGGCCCTGA
- a CDS encoding DUF899 family protein: MTTTPGNTSSDLPGKPPVVDLATWQAAREELLVREKAHTHEGDAIAAARRRLPMVELDGTVQVTGADGPVPFLDLFQGRDELVVYQHMWYDGAPHQGQCEGCTTTVWHMKDAVYLGARGVSFAVLTSGPWDEVARYVEFMGYTQPWYSVRGVPAPIGGQMGHLLCFLRDGDRVFLTYSTTGRGNEPVNGSLGLLDMTPYGRGEAWEDNPEGRPVIGDVREGHPAEGRQACWYWRTDADGVATWGPTSRPVPQWTRPGAAPVETLGRHGPHH; encoded by the coding sequence ATGACGACCACGCCCGGCAACACGAGCAGCGACCTTCCCGGCAAGCCGCCGGTCGTCGACCTGGCCACCTGGCAGGCGGCGCGCGAGGAACTGCTGGTCCGCGAGAAGGCGCACACCCATGAGGGCGACGCGATCGCCGCGGCCCGGCGGCGGCTGCCGATGGTCGAGCTCGACGGCACTGTCCAGGTCACCGGCGCCGACGGGCCGGTCCCGTTCCTCGACCTGTTCCAGGGGCGCGACGAGCTCGTGGTCTATCAGCACATGTGGTACGACGGCGCGCCGCACCAGGGGCAGTGCGAGGGCTGCACCACCACGGTCTGGCACATGAAGGACGCCGTCTACCTGGGAGCCCGGGGCGTCTCGTTCGCCGTCCTGACCTCGGGACCGTGGGACGAGGTGGCTCGCTACGTCGAGTTCATGGGCTACACCCAGCCCTGGTACTCGGTGCGGGGCGTGCCGGCGCCGATCGGCGGGCAGATGGGCCACCTCCTCTGTTTCCTGCGCGACGGCGACCGTGTGTTCCTCACCTACTCCACAACGGGCCGCGGCAACGAGCCGGTCAACGGATCCCTCGGCCTGCTCGACATGACGCCCTACGGCCGCGGCGAGGCGTGGGAGGACAACCCCGAGGGCCGTCCCGTGATCGGTGATGTCCGCGAGGGGCACCCGGCCGAGGGCCGTCAGGCCTGCTGGTACTGGCGCACGGACGCCGACGGCGTCGCCACCTGGGGCCCGACCAGCCGGCCCGTGCCCCAGTGGACCCGCCCCGGCGCGGCCCCCGTGGAGACCCTCGGCCGGCACGGTCCCCACCACTGA